One window of Micromonas commoda chromosome 1, complete sequence genomic DNA carries:
- a CDS encoding predicted protein: MGGNPAREEEQALTVEALNDQIYLMDAQAEAVNALEAAFSVDDAFKDDSVDELETEEDARSENMKKALEDIRKIFVVSDIPEEDIPDEFKPRDMK, translated from the coding sequence ATGGGCGGGAACCCcgctcgcgaggaggagcaggcgCTGACCGTGGAGGCTCTCAACGACCAGATCTACCTGATGGACGCGCAGGCTGAGGCTGTGAACGCCTTGGAGGCGGCGTTCTCGGTGGATGACGCCTTCAAGGACGACTCCGTCGACGAGttggagacggaggaggacgcgaggagcgagaACATGAAGAAGGCGCTGGAAGACATCCGGAAGATATTCGTTGTGTCCGACATACCGGAGGAGGACATACCGGACGAGTTCAAGCCCCGGGATATGAAGTGA
- a CDS encoding predicted protein, whose protein sequence is MPTIQRANFHTTRSHRRFDIYTVYVNNISKFLKSFWSSRRQLASSATFPQRTLFPQYLPLERQLEERLLSCPVDSEIVRDIVRQRPYFAIYRVPFIYSPPSEQAEYCVTTRGTETRLNAMNLNTFPGLGEDFQNSDLRSKLPLNGAKKVKIPKKRPDGTHAENLWVQDAVSPSIVYPKKNPPSGPPVTLDDIVGLDVGQRVPRLSSPRSIKACLEMGVDPVDLEMPVVDDFHDEKVDAAIWLLKYDHALKRREQILSQLQTMRENYLTEDVLEEYRPSIGALAKTELNDAKISGSMQMAYGSKTSFDEHQRRLERVLERNYLSEIQSIKENERKYVPQYKEEMERELRKTRARHAALQQRNQKEEQWRNKTRDILDWQQARIDAKKMAQDEDDKRWEHMMQERKEHFENTKRVLSDAYQNKINRARAIANDRLNTRIRGILDREEKRTSKMRVVEEERERRASQDRFQMRQKEEDRIRAYECAMQTQKNREERFQAEYESSMRLSEEVRAANEFHRQMRLTERKLIFEDRKMKSEMKQNQDALYRFKLKQKIDRETAKVQFIKRLKEDLKSKAVKSNVAQAFKKEQQREQAQKMLHASYRHEATPQSFTKGSKVYGRHGTARRESTRSSLLAENTSPNAFYERGITKSSE, encoded by the coding sequence ATGCCGACCATCCAGAGGGCGAATTTTCACACCACACGATCACACAGACGATTCGACATATATACAGTGTACGTAAATAATATAAGCAAGTTTTTGAAATCTTTTTGGTCCAGTCGACGGCAGCTCGCGTCTTCCGCCACCTTTCCTCAACGGACACTATTTCCACAATATCTTCCCTTGGAGCGTCAGCTGGAGGAGCGTTTGCTCTCTTGTCCGGTTGATTCTGAAATCGTGCGCGATATCGTGAGACAGCGCCCGTATTTTGCGATCTATCGCGTGCCCTTCATTTACTCACCCCCCTCAGAACAGGCCGAATACTGTGTGACCACAAGGGGGACGGAAACGCGGTTGAACGCAATGAACTTGAATACCTTTCCGGGTCTCGGAGAAGACTTCCAAAACTCTGACCTCAGGAGTAAACTGCCGCTGAATGGGGCAAAAAAAGTGAAAATTCCAAAGAAGCGGCCAGATGGTACCCATGCCGAGAACCTCTGGGTTCAGGACGCTGTCTCCCCGTCAATAGTATACCCCAAAAAGAATCCTCCTTCAGGTCCACCAGTTACACTGGATGACATTGTTGGGCTCGATGTTGGACAACGGGTGCCACGGCTAAGTTCGCCTCGATCTATCAAGGCGTGCTTAGAGATGGGCGTGGATCCTGTTGATCTCGAGATGCCTGTGGTGGATGATTTTCATGATGAGAAGGTCGATGCGGCAATATGGCTTCTCAAGTACGACCATGCCCTAAAAAGGAGAGAGCAGATATTGTCCCAGCTTCAGACGATGCGTGAGAATTACTTGACAGAAGATGTTCTGGAAGAATATCGTCCCTCAATCGGTGCTCTCGCGAAGACAGAGTTGAACGATGCTAAGATAAGTGGTTCGATGCAGATGGCATATGGAAGTAAAACAAGCTTCGACGAGCACCAGCGACGTCTTGAAAGGGTGCTGGAGAGGAACTACCTCTCTGAAATTCAATCCATCAAAGAGAACGAACGTAAATATGTTCCTCAATACAAAGAGGAAatggagcgcgagctgcggAAAACGAGAGCGAGACATGCAGCTCTTCAACAGAGGAATCAGAAGGAGGAACAATGGAGAAACAAGACCCGTGATATCCTTGACTGGCAGCAGGCGCGGATTGATGCCAAGAAAATGGCTCAAGATGAAGACGATAAACGCTGGGAGCATATGATGCAAGAGCGGAAAGAACATTTCGAAAACACAAAGCGAGTTCTGTCAGATGCATATCAGAATAAAATCAATCGGGCGAGAGCGATCGCTAACGACCGGCTGAATACCAGAATCAGAGGAATCCTCGATAGAGAGGAAAAGAGAACATCCAAAatgcgcgtcgtcgaagaagaaAGAGAGCGCAGGGCAAGTCAGGATAGATTCCAAATGAGGCAGAAAGAAGAAGACAGAATACGCGCTTACGAATGTGCCATGCAAACTCAAAAAAATCGCGAGGAGCGTTTCCAAGCTGAATATGAATCATCCATGCGCTTGTCAGAGGAAGTAAGAGCTGCAAATGAGTTCCATCGCCAGATGAGACTTACCGAGCGCAAGTTGATTTTCGAAGACCGCAAGATGAAATCCGAGATGAAGCAGAACCAAGATGCACTTTATAGATTCAAGCTCAAACAGAAAATTGATCGGGAAACAGCAAAGGTACAGTTTATAAAAAGACTGAAAGAAGATTTGAAAAGCAAAGCTGTGAAATCTAACGTTGCTCAAGCCTTCAAGAAGGAACAACAAAGAGAACAAGCGCAAAAGATGTTACACGCCTCATATCGCCATGAGGCGACGCCGCAGAGCTTTACGAAAGGTTCAAAAGTATACGGCCGACATGGAACGGCCCGTCGTGAGTCGACCAGGAGCTCATTGTTGGCCGAAAATACCTCGCCTAACGCTTTCTATGAACGGGGTATAACGAAGTCATCTGAATGA
- a CDS encoding predicted protein → MTKRIILLQPFPERGSFSQRTNFPNFCPELLRSKVMNGIKDAEIGVETLIRELRAGAILIDVRSPSEYAKGHVPGAANLPLFDDKQRGKMLTVFAKQNHELALAMARRVLRPELQHFLTRVMGMVRSRRRVEYSRGSTSKMPFVIYLYCWRGGMRSRTLAWFLMHSARPGLLDCHVIRNGYKAFKHFVSSRWSTLTQEELKGDSAAEASSGFRRMEPCIEGPWICIIGGRTGVGKTRVLHALRDAGERVIDLEGVARHRGSAFGWVGHSSTQPPSEHFSNLLAIQWVSQTTPKWIFIEDEGPHVGKCSVHPALFQRMRCAPLVINIVAEKQTRLHVLLEDYVTDMRDADNTWSRAMLESVGKLHRRLGRDQTEALQLFLHARNYMAFADGLLQYYDNMYDMHLGKSRADGRALRRIGADVEAVRRRQGKIKEVHAFPVGRHSEKLVTNPHPGSLDIHRLTKDVLTAVLDFVTNRTSP, encoded by the coding sequence ATGACGAAACGAATAATCTTATTACAACCGTTTCCTGAGCGGGGTAGTTTTTCCCAGAGGACGAATTTTCCTAACTTTTGCCCAGAGTTGCTGCGAAGCAAAGTGATGAACGGTATCAAAGACGCGGAAATAGGCGTCGAAACCCTCATCAGAGAATTGAGAGCCGGCGCCATTTTAATTGACGTAAGATCACCCAGTGAATACGCCAAAGGTCACGTGCCAGGGGCCGCCAATCTCCCACTTTTCGACGACAAACAACGTGGGAAAATGCTCACCGTTTTCGCGAAGCAAAACCATGAGTTAGCTCTGGCTATGGCGAGAAGAGTTTTACGGCCTGAGTTGCAACATTTTCTGACAAGAGTGATGGGTATGGTCAGGTCACGAAGGCGGGTTGAGTATTCGCGAGGATCCACGTCCAAAATGCCTTTTGTAATCTATCTATACTGTTGGCGCGGTGGAATGCGTTCGCGTACTTTGGCGTGGTTTCTTATGCACAGTGCACGTCCTGGTTTGCTTGACTGTCATGTCATTCGCAACGGTTATAAGGCTTTTAAGCACTTTGTGTCTTCTAGATGGTCCACACTCACCCAAGAGGAGTTAAAGGGTGATTCTGCCGCTGAAGCTTCAAGCGGGTTCCGTCGGATGGAACCGTGTATTGAAGGCCCTTGGATATGCATCATCGGCGGTCGCACGGGTGTCGGTAAAACACGCGTTTTGCATGCGTTGCGCGATGCAGGAGAGCGCGTAATCGATCTGGAAGGGGTAGCTAGACATCGAGGATCCGCTTTTGGTTGGGTTGGTCACTCGTCAACGCAACCTCCTAGCGAGCATTTTTCTAATCTCCTGGCAATTCAATGGGTTTCACAGACTACGCCAAAGTGGATTTTTATCGAAGACGAGGGTCCACACGTCGGAAAATGTTCGGTTCACCCAGCATTGTTTCAGCGCATGCGATGCGCACCACTTGTCATCAACATAGTTGCCGAAAAGCAGACAAGGTTGCATGTACTTCTGGAAGATTACGTGACCGACATGCGAGACGCTGACAATACATGGTCAAGGGCAATGCTTGAATCTGTTGGCAAGCTGCACAGACGTTTAGGCAGAGATCAGACTGAGGCGCTACAACTCTTTCTGCATGCCAGAAATTACATGGCCTTCGCGGATGGGCTTCTACAATATTATGACAACATGTACGACATGCACCTTGGGAAGTCGAGAGCAGATGGCCGCGCTTTGCGAAGGATTGGTGCAGATGTAGAAGCTGTGCGTCGGAGACAGGGGAAAATCAAAGAAGTTCACGCATTTCCCGTGGGAAGGCACTCCGAAAAGCTTGTCACCAATCCTCACCCTGGCTCATTGGACATTCACCGACTAACAAAGGACGTTttgacggccgtgctcgatTTTGTAACCAATCGGACGTCCCCATGA
- a CDS encoding predicted protein — protein MPSGEDLLFEEELLRTPDSVQLWARYLEARKEPDCPRRRLIFERAVRTLPGSYKLWHAYLKERCEATRDLCITSRVFDSLNNTFERALVTLYKMPKVWELYLGILVKQRSITKVRHTFDRALAALPVTQHERIWKMYLVFVKRDFIPIETARQIYRRYLKFEPGHAEEYIEFLKARHLWSEAASWTAEILNDDTFQSLSGKSRHDFWVDLCEIVTRYPNDMEVINVDATLRGGIEKMDFETGRLWASLADYYIRRGLFDKACDVFEEGITSVNTVHDFSLIFDAYAHFEESTLNAKLVIAREDGDRADAKSNEDHGADFLKGDTGDDVDLRLARLEKLVGRRPELISSVMLRQNPHDISEWKKRVSIFEGDPERQILTFTEAIRSVDSLKAVGKYNMLWVEFGKFYERHDDIVNARVVFEKAVRATYRKVDDLATVWCEWAEFELRQNNFSHALTVLRRATEEPPKHAGDVVCVSRAKSLHVQQYAFKSLKLWTFRCDLEESVGSFLSARDCYDRMINLQVATPQTILNFAAFLQEKGLNEDSFQVYERGVNLFNFPHSRDIWRAYLHEIVKYFGGDRIEHTRDLFEQCCVNAPANHAKFFYLEYARLEENFGVARRAMDIYKRACQSVPDGEKLEVYRIYITRAMHFFGIDMVRSIYQKAIEEVISRDLAVDLSVQYAHLETKLGELDRARVLYVHASQFGNLAERTGFWDEWNRFEIHYGNEDTFREMLRIKRSVSANVRQMHFNVAVTDISSGGTTESGGKGEGQIPAEIMPVVRDVDGQRAADPLVESSSRIQASLVSGHNPDEIDVDITGE, from the exons ATGCCCTCCGGGGAGGATCTACTCTTCGAGGAAGAGTTGCTTCGAACTCCAGATAGTGTCCAACTGTGGGCACGGTATCTAGAAGCCAGAAAAGAACCCGAttgccctcgccgacgactcATTTTCGAGAGGGCCGTGCGAACCCTCCCTGGTAGCTATAAG TTGTGGCATGCCTATCTAAAAGAACGTTGTGAAGCTACGCGCGATCTCTGTATAACCAGTCGGGTGTTCGACTCCTTGAACAACACGTTTGAGAGGGCCCTCGTAACATTGTACAAGATGCCGAAGGTCTGGGAACTCTACCTGGGTATCTTGGTAAAACAACGGAGCATCACCAAAGTGAGACATACGTTTGATAGAGCTCTTGCGGCCCTTCCGGTGACTCAACACGAGCGTATATGGAAGATGTATCTG GTCTTTGTAAAGAGGGACTTTATACCTATCGAAACAGCTCGCCAAATTTATAGGCGCTATCTAAAGTTTGAGCCAGGACACGCGGAAGAATACATCGAGTTTCTGAAGGCCAGGCATTTGTGGAGCGAAGCTGCAAGCTGGACTGCGGAGATTCTAAATGACGACACTTTTCAATCACTTTCAGGTAAATCAAGGCACGACTTCTGGGTAGACTTATGTGAAATTGTGACCAGGTATCCTAATGATATGGAAGTAATAAATGTTGATGCTACGCTCCGAGGAGGGATAGAGAAAATGGATTTCGAGACAGGAAGGCTCTGGGCATCCCTGGCAGACTACTATATCAGGCGCGGGCTGTTTGATAAAGCGTGTGATGTGTTTGAGGAAGGAATCACTTCCGTAAACACAGTGCACGATTTCTCCCTAATTTTTGATGCATATGCACACTTCGAAGAGAGCACACTGAATGCAAAGCTCGTGATCGCTCGTGAAGATGGTGATCGCGCTGATGCCAAAAGTAATGAAGATCACGGGGCTGACTTCTTAAAAGGCGATACGGGTGACGATGTGGACTTACGCCTCGCCCGTCTCGAGAAACTTGTGGGAAGGAGGCCTGAACTTATTTCATCGGTGATGCTCCGGCAGAATCCGCATGATATTAGTGAATGGAAAAAACGAGTTTCGATTTTTGAAGGGGATCCCGAGCGTCAAATTCTTACTTTCACCGAGGCAATACGGTCAGTTGACTCACTAAAAGCAGTGGGCAAATACAACATGCTATGGGTTGAATTCGGGAAATTTTATGAGAGGCACGATGACATTGTGAATGCTAGAGTTGTGTTTGAAAAGGCTGTGCGTGCTACGTACCGCAAGGTCGACGACCTTGCTACTGTCTGGTGTGAGTGGGCTGAATTTGAGCTGCGCCAGAACAATTTCTCACATGCACTGACCGTGCTTCGTCGGGCCACGGAGGAGCCTCCGAAACACGCTGGTGACGTGGTGTGTGTATCGAGAGCAAAATCACTGCATGTGCAACAATATGCTTTCAAATCATTGAAGCTTTGGACATTCCGCTGCGACCTTGAAGAATCCGTGGGCTCCTTTCTATCTGCTCGCGATTGCTATGACAGGATGATCAACCTTCAAGTTGCGACTCCACAAACGATTCTAAATTTTGCGGCGTTCCTTCAAGAAAAAGGACTCAATGAAGATAGCTTCCAAGTTTATGAGCGGGGCGTCAATCTTTTCAATTTTCCTCACTCTCGAGACATTTGGCGTGCATATCTCCACGAAATTGTGAAATATTTTGGTGGAGATAGAATTGAACACACGCGTGATCTGTTTGAGCAGTGCTGTGTAAACGCACCAGCTAATCATGCTAAGTTTTTTTATTTAGAGTATGCACGTCTGGAAGAAAACTTTGGCGTTGCAAGGCGTGCTATGGACATATACAAACGCGCATGCCAATCCGTACCTGACGGAGAGAAGTTGGAAGTGTACAGGATTTACATTACACGCGCCATGCATTTTTTTGGGATTGATATGGTTAGGTCAATTTACCAGAAAGCAATTGAAGAAGTCATTTCCCGAGATCTTGCAGTAGATTTAAGTGTGCAGTACGCACACTTGGAGACGAAACTAGGGGAGTTGGATCGCGCACGCGTGCTGTATGTACACGCAAGCCAATTTGGGAACCTGGCAGAGCGGACTGGATTCTGGGACGAATGGAATCGGTTCGAAATTCATTACGGGAACGAAGATACCTTTCGCGAGATGTTGCGCATCAAACGTTCAGTGAGTGCTAATGTTAGGCAGATGCACTTCAATGTGGCAGTCACTGACATTTCTTCAGGTGGCACGACTGAATCAGGAGGAAAGGGAGAAGGTCAGATCCCTGCTGAGATAATGCCCGTTGTCCGAGATGTTGATGGACAACGCGCGGCCGATCCACTAGTTGAAAGTTCTTCTAGAATTCAAGCATCCCTGGTGTCGGGTCACAATCCGGATGAAATTGACGTTGATATCACTGGAGAATAG
- a CDS encoding predicted protein, whose product MAHPWTALGVDPDTDGGIAYLFGSSDDAGSSSALTEADPAAKASASRSSGAATAERVCSSSPQLLPERTDGLSEDAPRAIGQRVERNGQWPHGRGVAPASQDHQDRQEHFWRPSGGLQGRYKRSGVEGLLRVLL is encoded by the coding sequence ATGGCGCATCCTTGgacggcgctcggcgtcgatccaGATACGGACGGCGGCATCGCCTACCTCTTTGGCTCGTCGGACGATGCCggctcatcgtcggcgtTGACGGAAGCGGATCCTGCCGCGAaggcctccgcctcgcgctcgagcggcgcggcgacggcggagagggTATGCTCCTCTTCGCCGCAGCTCTTGCCGGAGCGTACCGACGGCTTGTCTGAAGACGCCCCCCGGGCCATCGGGCAACGGGTCGAGCGCAACGGCCAATGGCCGCACGGGCGTGGTgtggcgcccgcgtctcAGGACCATCAGGACCGTCAGGAACATTTTTGGAGACCGTCGGGGGGGCTCCAGGGGCGCTACAAACGGAGCGGCGTGGAGGGACTGCTTAGAGTGTTATTATAG
- a CDS encoding predicted protein encodes MFPIYLCYLSSYGVIGFYTIHRVGPSLTARPETLIHGREGRVNTGWPSPHLVQKVFICDTTINFRGGPLLAKLTSISRRPW; translated from the coding sequence ATGTTTCCAATATATCTGTGTTATTTATCAAGTTATGGCGTCATCGGCTTCTATACGATACATCGAGTAGGTCCTTCACTGACGGCACGTCCTGAAACTCTTATCCACGGTCGGGAGGGGCGCGTCAACACGGGGTGGCCTTCCCCTCACTTAGTGCAAAAAGTCTTTATCTGTGATACCACCATCAATTTCAGGGGTGGGCCACTACTGGCGAAGCTAACGAGTATCTCAAGAAGACCTTGGTGA